TTTGATCGAGGGGTGCAGTTTCCGGATATTTTGTTGGACAAAGGATTTCCCCTTGGTCGAGGAACCTTCATTGGCAGCACAATGGATCTTCTTGCCGGGATTGCCGTTGCATCTGTATCGTTGGGATTGTCTTCAAATTCAGGCTACCAGGTTTGGCAAATATCTGGGCACGGACAATGCCACTTTGAACAAGACTTGGGCGATGGGTGCTAGGATTTGTATGGAGATAGATCTAGCGGTTGAGTTGGTTCAAGGTTAATAAGATTAATAATTTGCATCTATAATAGAATTTTATATTAGCAATGCGTGCAGTAGACTCCACACTTAGTACTatagtattattcatattagAATTGCCATCTTAATTTTCCTTTCCTGAtcccattttaatattttccaattTCCATGTTTAATGCATGACATGCATATCTGTTGCAATactattattcttaattattgcCCATGATTTCATTAACTTGCAAATTTatctggttttgttttttcattaattCAGGTACGGGGCGGTATTTAGAACAAGCTTAGTTGGGAAAAAGGTGGTAGTTTCCACGGATCCTGAAGTCAATACTTACATTTTTCAACAAGAAGATAGATCTGTCTTATTATGGTACACAGAGAGTTTCATGAAAgttcttggaaaaaaaagtcTTCTCTCTCATCACGGGGTAGTTCACAAATACCTCAAGAACTTGATTCTACACCATGTTGGCCCCAAAAACCTCAAGGCAAATGTAATGAGTGAACTGGATGCAGTGATTTGCAGTCATCTGCATGCTTGGGCTAGACATGGAACTGTGGACTTGAAAGAAGTAACCTCAAATGTAATAGTAATATTGTCGGAATTATGCgatctataatttttgttaattttctcaaatattgatcatatatctAATTTCTATTGTTTTGTAGATGTTATTTGACTATGCTGCTAAGCAGTTGATGAGTTATGATGAGTTGAAGACACCCTTGAAATTGGCAGAGAATTTCAAAGCTTTTATCTATGGTCTCCTCTCTTTTCCTCTTGACATCCCTGGCACTGCATATCATGCTTGTCTCCAGGtactaattattatttgaatattgctcataatattaatggaaataattcataattataagaaaaatgagcatGTATCttgtttatttccttttattatgtcttgaataatatttaatatataaattaattagtttcattttgtgtttgattttaGGGACGTAAAAATGCTACAAAGATAATTACGGATATCTACAACGATAGGAAAGCATCAAAGATTCGTCGTGGTGATTTCTTAGATCATTTGCTTGAGGAAGTAGAGAGTGAAAAGTCTTTTTTGAATGAATCAGCTGCCATTGACTTGGTCTTGGTGCTTCTGTTTGCTTATCATGAAACTACTTCGACGTGCTGGCTGAACTAAcggtttgtaataattaagattgtttaaagttaaaaacttttttttcaagCCTTCTTCTGATCTTCATGTTTAATTAGTTGCACCCGCacagatatttatatatatatatatatatatttatatatatgagaagtactacacatataaatagaatatataaaaataaacttatgtaattttatataatctattagatatattttataatattaaaattaactttataatatgatatactgtatcaagtcacgtcaatttataaatttatttttattaatctcctataaactaaaatattatatataaatatatatatatatatatatatatataaaaggattgatatattaattaattgaaggaATGATGATCATATTTCATGTGGCAGAAAGAGCAtgaggaaattttgaaaaaccgTGATGATGAGACATCTGAAATTACATGGCAAGAATACAAGTGTGAGCTCCAGTCATTGTGAGAAACCTTCTAAGCCCTTGGACATATTCTGTTGACCTAAACCTATATCTGGCatgcatccaacttttgtccatctaaTGATATGCAACATAAATGATTATGAACTGGGTAATTAGGAAAAACATCAAGCATATGTGATTCCACATAATAGACTGTATATTGGTTGGGTCTttactgcaaaaaaaaaaaatctatcattgAAGCTATCAGTTTTCAATGGCCACATACATGCCCTACAAGAATCTGCCTAAAAATTGTTGTTCATGAGTAATATCGAATAAAATACTAACTGTCGAATATAGACTCATAAAATCACTGTAATGAGCTGGAACTAATGTAGTGATAACCACCACATATATGCTTAAGTATGTTTTTGAATTATAATTAGTTTCTGGACCAAATGAAGTTAATGGAATTCAGGGCAaggatattaattaatatgcattttacatttaaaatcatgTTACCTgctaattttcttaaaaaatcataGTTAGGTTGTTCTTAATTTATGCAATGATGGAAATTAAGAATTGGACGCAAAAGGCCATTTGTGTTGTTAATTTGTGACGGTTTAAACAAAGACGTAATAACTCTTTTGTTGGGGCATTTTATGCAATGACGGAAATTAAGAATTGAATACAAAAGgccatttttgttgtagtgatattaCAATGCCTCTAGTGAGGGGTAGAATGCTAGTTCTAACGAGGCATTCTATATTTCTTGTCAATCTCAAATATGATAGGCTTCCACGCTTCTGTTTTAAATTTGGGATCATTTCACGTGGTCCAGATAGATGCCAGAATACAAGTTTGGGGTAGAGTCATGAAAAAGGACGACAACTTCAATATGGGACAGAGTTACGTGCTATGACCATCGGCCATGATAGTGCATCTAGGAGGAATAACGGAACTTAGGATTCAACTTCTTTGATGAGTTCATCAGGCAAGCAGTTTAATTGTTACAACAGGCTGGACAGTTTAGACAGGGTTCATAACTACTACATAGTCTCAAGATAAGGGAGAAGTGGCATCAATACGAATGGGCCCAACTATTACGAATGATTGCCATCTTATAGGCAGAGTTGCTGACCGGTTGACTCGGAATGGGGTGGCTGGTCTTAACACGGAATGGAATATGATTGGGGATTTGCCTAGGATCCTTCGAAGATTAATTCTCATGGATAAACTTGGTTTACCATCTTTGCGTTGCTGTTAGAGTCATCCATCAGGTGGAGTTTGGTCGTTGTGTTGGTTTGGTAAGATTTTATTGTCTATTTTTGTTGTGCTGATTTGCAGGTGAGGttttttgcatgttttttcTTTGGCTTGTTTTTTGGACAGCAAAATCTAGGCTTTTCTTATGCCTGGTTTCAGAACTTTATATTGTATCCCTAGGTATTGGTTTATAATCACagttttcctccaccataagtcagagtttattaataaaattgggatggGATAACTCGTGGACAGGTAATTATcgactttttataaataaataaaaaaaccaatatttACTTGCGATACAGTTGATATCGCACATTGCTTGAGAAAGGCAAATGCGCATCAAACCGGGAGTCATAGACCAGATCAAGTCATCATGGTAACATGGAATCTCCTATGCATGATTGGGTTAAGGTAAATTGGGATGTAGCTATTA
This window of the Juglans regia cultivar Chandler chromosome 12, Walnut 2.0, whole genome shotgun sequence genome carries:
- the LOC118344055 gene encoding cytochrome P450 87A3-like, whose protein sequence is MSELDAVICSHLHAWARHGTVDLKEVTSNMLFDYAAKQLMSYDELKTPLKLAENFKAFIYGLLSFPLDIPGTAYHACLQGRKNATKIITDIYNDRKASKIRRGDFLDHLLEEVESEKSFLNESAAIDLVLVLLFAYHETTSTCWLN